Sequence from the Drosophila innubila isolate TH190305 chromosome 3L unlocalized genomic scaffold, UK_Dinn_1.0 0_D_3L, whole genome shotgun sequence genome:
CACGCTCTCTGAttgttcaattgttgttgttgttgctcattcatgcaactgcaactgcaactgcaactgattTAAAATGCGTCTCGCATTGCGGCATTTCAAGGTGAGTGAAGGCCAAGGGCCACATTTGTCCAGCTTGGGCCTGGCCAAGGCCTCAATGCATTgcatttggtttatttttagtttatctCATGCCACGCATCGCTGCCACAGCTGCAAGCGGCAACAACGCGTTGCTGCAACATTGCAACAAGCCACTGTCTGATTAGGATTGATAGCATTGGCCAAATATAGTTATAGTTATCGTTATGTCCTTGACTCTGGCCATTTcacagcttcagcttcagttgaTAAGTGCATTTTAATGTCACAACTCTTccctctccttctccttctgcttcttcttcttcttcttcttaatcAAAGCCCAATTCTGTTGGCCATAATTTGTCCAGAGTTGCAGTTCCTTAATGATCTTGTTGGGGCGTGTTTATAGTACTctaaaacactttaaattccTTCGCACCTGGGCACAACTTTAGACCGAGATTGTCCGCCTAGTTCTCTGTGAGTTCTCCTCCGAGTTCTCTTCCAGTTGTTTTCTTAGCAAATTCCTATCATCAACTGGCTTTGGGAACTGGTTGTATGTTGTCACCTGGTGATTTGTGCATCATTAGTTCGCGGCATTCGAGGGTTAATTATTGTTTCTACTTGAATCTCAGCTCTGGGACACACCTAGTAAATAAGTATCTCTGCTGTGGTCAACTATTTGTTTGTTCTGTTTAATTAATACCCTACAGCAGTGTATTCTGACTATTTAAAACAGTTTGTAAAccaatttctttaatttttttcgaacGTAGCTGATTTTGATCATTCTGTACTTTTAACTATCTATGTGAACTCAGACAGTTATAAAGCTATCCTAATGAAACTTGGCACAGTTACTGGTTATTACTTATAGCTTctatatatgttaaaaaacCGATATATCggattactttttattaagtatatataaaaagttctctacaatttctttgaaaatataataaagcagtattaaaaattctgtgttgtttagaaaatattttgatttcaattctaaatttattttctatgttatttttgataatcCAAATTCTTGGTTTTTTAAACATCCAAAAAAAcgagttttatttgaaattctaaccctattaaatatatattcagtatTTTCAGAAAGttagttgattaaaatttaattaaacaaaacatgaaaatgtatttaaatttcggACTATTCTGAGCCCATTCGTTTGAATAAGTTTTGACCATAGGAAGTTgttataaaattagttttattataagaaacgaactctataaatatattgaatattattaaattaaagagcATTTTAAAGCGTATTTAAGTTTCCGTCAATCCTATTCCCATTCTATTATCTTTCATCTGTTTcctgatatttatatttttggctaCAAATGACGCCATCACGCACTGTTGACCAAATATTAGACGCTGTCAGAGGCGTATAAATCATTTCCCGCTTTCGTGTAGTTACATCTACCAAGGGAAGAGCGGGGAATGGGGGAATTAGCTAGACAGCTCTATAGAGCAAACACATACATTAACCTCAACAAATTAGCCGAGACAGTTGTAATCACTCTTAAAGGTGTGTGCAGACACTTAATACGTGATTTACATTAAGACTTTTACTTCTTAAGGCTGGTTTCACTTAACATTTTCCACTTTcctatttttgacattttcctAGTGTAAAGCACCCATTTTTTACGTAGAGTTAGAAAGGCTGGAATGGGATTTCAGGTCTAGTAATCGGCGAGTGAATCTCTCACCAAAGTCATTTACatactaaatatatactattattattagctACTCCATTGAGTAGCCTCTCACCATGAGCTCATGCTGGCGGTTAGTATACCCCTACCCCTTCCTCTCAAGCTACCACTGTCCCCTCTCtttccatttcttttattCTCGCTTTAGTTGCCTCACTTGttgtgctttgttttgttgtcaaaTTTCACGCATCGTTTTCCATTTTGTGAATAGACATAAAAATTGTCTGCCTACCTCCCTACTAATCCCCTCATCTTCGTCAAAGCTTTGAAAGCTTTgagtattttgttttacacTCAAAACAAACCATAAAATTGAGTGAAGCTCAGTTGATAAGGCAACTGGCGTCACTTTTGATAAATGTTTGTGTCGCTTTTCGTGCggcttttgttgttagtttttggcatttataaattttgttttttagttaaatgaaGTCATCGTTTTGAAATACacataatatatgtacataaatatatatttgcaaagTTCCCTGCGGGCGTTTTGAGATTAAAGTAAGTTGAGTTCGCTTCGAGAGAGCGGTAAAAGGTGTGTGTTATGATTTATGAGGACATATCTAGACTGCACGgctaaaatacatttaacattttagcTGACAGTTTAATTTCCTGcaatttcgtttatttttatggccTGAACAGCGCAAAAAAtacttcaataaatttatctatAAGATTTTAActctttgttttgattttaactttgttattttatctataattatatatttttcaattcaatataCTTTCTataattaagattaaaaatttattgtacaagattaaacaatattttgcttACCTTAGAatcatatttttcaaataaatcctttcatttttaactttaatttcgattcagtctaaaatttaaattttaaatatataaaattaatttttaatctaaGCTTTCAtataattagttaaaattaatttaatacttaattattttttgttgactgCTTAAGTTGAtgcatgaaaattaaataaataaatttcatttactacatatttttcacaaataatttataaacaggGTATTCACTATTCAATCTCATTTTACTCTCTCATTTCGTCTTGTTCTTTTTGTGCGTGCCCCCTAGAAATGCGCTCAAAAAAAGCTCAACTGTACGCTAAAAATCACTCATACGCCGCTTGGGCTTTGGCCCCCTTTGGCATTTGCTGCGCATTTTGTCCAAACAGTTGAGTCTCGACATCGACTGCAAACGCGCGCAGCACGGCAAAAACaaatagcaataataataaatttaaatttaaaatacaaaaattatttaaaaatttttgaaaaaatttcaaagagaaTTCCTTGCAAATAAGTAAGTTATAAAAGTGTTTACACTAAGCTGCCTGGCTCAAAACACAACAAAGTGCTGCTGAGAGttacacatagatacacacacacacacacatagacaaatacctgcacacacagacagctgCAGAGTCAAGAGCATCATCAGCTTGTTTACAATAATCGAAGTGCAGCcaaggaaaataaaagttcgctgaaaatgacaacaacatggAATGCAGCGAGGGTGGTTAAGGGAGTTTCGTGCTATTTCAAGTGCTCCATGACCTAATTGTGTGTGCTCGAATAAAGGAATTTCCCGCGCTGCAGTTACAGCTTTTTAATCCTTGTAGCATCATTTTAGGCGCAGTTGCCATTTGATATCCGTTTGTATGTATGCGGCGCTTGCGCGTTCCCAATTCCTGTTTCTCCCCTTTACAAATGGGACTGAGAAGGTAGCGTGATGTCATCTAATATTTCATGCTGCTGTAGCTTGTgtatacttatacatatatacataagtgTAGCCCTTGGGCGCACTTCTCTATGCTTAGGCCTATGTAAAGCATAACTGACCCCACAAGCTTCAacatattatattgtattgcGTGTGAGTCCCCTTTCCATCTATCACCCTTCTCTCTTTCCATTTTGACACCCTACtgtgttgttgtgtattttgttTCCTGTTAAGcgtttaatttatgcattgaAGCGCCaacatttcatatatttactCGATTACACATTGAGGCAGTCGCTTTTGATGTGACCCAATTTACTGGCATGCATTTcgttattttaataacaaataattctCTGTATATTTGCCACGCCTTTTGGGCAGATCTTTCTATAACAATTTGCTGCTACAAATGCGgcaaaaactcattaaatatCTTAACTTGGTCAGAGCTCATTTGGAACGCTCGCCACGCGCATCAAAATTAACTCAAGATGCGGATGTGGCGAGATGAACaagacaatttataaatacgtACGCATAAATGTATATGATGTTGAGTATATACATTTGTGTAGATATGTTCTCTGCAGTCAAATcggattatttttgatttgtacTAGCCATGTTTCTGGCCAGATTGCTTGCCTGTCTTGTCTGGAGCGAATTTTGCGGCTGCCTTTTGTCATGTTTTCGTGTTGgtttttcaagaatttatgGTTTCCAATTACCAGCAAGCAAAAGGGCTACATTCTATAGTAATGTTAATGAAACGTGAAGAGACTAAACTGTAAAGTGTACACTCCAGGTCAGGACGCTAGAAACTAAAGTCAAATTAGATATATCTTCGGGTACATTGAATAAATTGAACGAAATTTCACagcaaatttagttttatagttttaactgtcattgctttttttaacgtttttttACATGATTTCTGTTTTTGTAGACATTTATcggttaatattatttaaagtttttactaGTTGATAAATTCCacacaaaatatatgaaataaattgaatgaaatttaatttaattttattgtgtcAACTGTCATTGCCagtcaaattaaaaagaaaaaattgttttaaaatattttccattacgaaaggttttttgtgtttttgtgtaaatttttcgcttaatttttttcgcgATACGTAGTTTCAGAACTTTACTAGTTGGTTAAAACTTATTATTGTCAATCTTTCTTTGTTAAATTTACAAGTTTTTCtaatagaaataaaactaGTTTCAGCTAGCCTCACccaaaataccaaaacaaaacaaaggcgACGTAATCAGCGCGCGTACTGCTGATGTCATAAGGCCTTTCGATTTAGCCGACTTTCCCTCCTAGTCCGCCTCTCCCCCAATGTCATTAACTGTGCACttgcaaattattattgtcGTTTGTCGATTCCAAAAACCATATTTGCTACGCTTCATGGGTCGCTGCATCAACTGAACAGTGACACTGAAACTGACACTGACACTGACCTTGACCCAGGGGCAATCTTATCGTCGAATCGACGGATCGTCGCATTCAATTACCTTGCGTCATCTTCAGCTTGTAAACGGTTGTCGGGCACACTCGATACCACAATCCCATAACTGGTTGCCTTCCGGGCGCCGATCGAGCAACCTTTTACCTTAtcgcattttaaattatgcgcGGGCAGCTTCCACAGTTGCACACATAAATATGCACACACTTCTCGTATGTATCCCTCTATCCCATCTTGCCCATCCCTATCTTAACTACCTCATAATTAATGATCGTTACAACAAAAGCTCACGTTTTATTTACTGTTTATGTTCGATTTGTGCTCGTACACGTACAAATCTTCGCTCTTTCcaattcttttgcttttttgttgtctgtAAACATGACGACAATTTATGCTACAAGCAATTTTAAGACTGAAATATCTACGAGATTCACGAGTTAACCCTAGAAAGCAAGTCAAATGAATAGATGATATTCGTAtagacattttattattattgttttcagTGTATGGGGAGCAACTGTAATATCTACgggattattttattttcttttaaccCTAGAgggcaaatataaattgtttaagatTAGCTATTTTTCTGTCTACATCATTTAACTGTAGGTTACACTGGTAGATAATTATAGTCTTTCCCTGCGTacctatattttaattgtgctTATTAAATCTTCGAATATTTCTGCACATATTTATCTACTATTTACAGTactgtaaattattttttcagtgtacttaCGGAATATTTGTTCTCACAACCTATTAGGCCAAATAAAAGCTGTATAGAATATTGGGATAGCCATTAGGCAAGCTATTCTACTCAATAACACACGTTGCAATAGGCAacactgagaaaaatattatagtttttaagcaaaaaaaattctttgcttaaataaattatacaatttttggcTTGATAATTTTACCGTGTAAAGTCAttacacaaaataattttgataaaatttaaatagcttcCAGTTAATCGtaaatttttttgagtgtagTTTGAAACTGTTTGTTTGATTAGAATACAAATGTAGACACTAATGAGCAAGTGTATTGTCCGCAACAAACGGCATCGACTTGTGAGCTGGAAGAGAGAACTACAATAAATGGCGTCACTTGAAAGCCAGATCCAAAATACTGAAtaactgactaactgaatAACCTTCCGCACTTAATTAGCACCAACAACTGCTGGGAAAGCTTTTTGGTTCCAATTGGAATGATATCATCGGAATAAAGAATGTGCTTCCATTAATAAGGCGTATATGCAGCTAGATAAGCTATCttatatcaagtatacgcagTGTGCAGATTTAAACCCATAAACCAATCATTATAATCAGATAGCGTAGAGTCAACGCAATGTTACTGAGCGTCGTCAGTCACAGGTGAGAAATTGCGTAAAAGTCAGGTACATTTTGTGGCAGGAGATGGCGTGTAACTTTGAGCCAGGTGGCAGCtgtaattacaataattttcatctataattaacttaaaatataatcgaATTTCATAGATCCAGTATGTctgaggcagcagcagcaaatggcGCGGCAGCAACTGAGGCACCTGCCGCAGAGTTGGCAGAGCTGGCGCTGGAGGAGACCGCACCGAAGGTTACCTTCTCGGATCAGTTCAAGGCATTCTCCAAATTCGGCGATTGCAAGTCCGATGGCAAGCTGATAACGCTCTCCCAGAGCGATAAGTGGATGAAGCAGGCGAAGGTGATCGACAAGCAAATCACAACCACCGACACTGGCATAcactttaagaaatttaaggccatgaaaatttcattggcTGACTACAATAAATTCCTGGATGATTTGGCCAAGACGAAAAAGGTTGAGCTGGCGACAATCAAGCAGAAGATGGCAGGTTGTGGTGCTCCAGGAGTTTTGTCGGTTTCGGTAAGTGGGAAATACACTGTAAAAATAGAACGTTTCTTATAAATAACACAAcgttaaaagataaatataaatataagtcaaatttttttcagtgtattttttcctaattacaaatttttaactaatttccATTCTTTTTACCTAGGCTGGCaaggctgctgctgctgtggatcGGCTAACGGATACCAGCAAGTATACGGGTTCCCACAAGGAACGCTTTGATGCCACTGGCAAGGGAAAAGGCATCGCCGGAAGACGCAATCTGGTGGATGATTCGGGTTATGTGAGCGGCTATCAGCATAAGGACACCTACGATGGCGCTACTAAAGAATAAACTCTTAAGTCCCACCTTCTTCACTGTTTCCCAGTGTTTGTCTCATATTCTTCAGATCTTtagataatttattgtttgtctCTAACGGTAGCACCAGTTATTTTCCTTAAACGTATCATTTTCCTTGCTATCTAAGCTAAGTTGTGCTTaagtgatttattttaaaataaattattaatatttaaaagttttttgttttatttatttctttttgaaaatcataaatatacgACACGGCCCAAaagttcaaaaaaatgtttacacatCCAAATTTATAtctcgaaaaaaaaagaaatatttatagttatatatcaaataagtgcatatatacaatataaaatctTTTTGCTAACATTAGCACAAACTTTTCATAATACACTTTACAGTGATGATAAACCGATTTGCTTATATaccaaagaaatatttaataaatacatttaataaacgAACATATTTGTGCTCTGAAAGATATATCTTTACTGCAATATATTCGAATAAAGTGAAATACGTatgttcaaaaaataaaattgtgaaatgaaatttataaaattgggATTATTGGATATATGGAATATTggattatttataataaaaaaaaaagaaattccgTTTAGAACGTAACAATAATCGAGAGTTTGTCTaggacaattttttttttgtaaatactttaaaaatgaattggaCAAACAGTTATTTgcttctattttttatattattattgaaataagccgattttaattgccataaataaataaatattaagttattaaaagtatttgatTTTCAGAGTagagaaatttttgaaaaataattataaaataataaattattttagagGTCGAATAATGATAAACAAATACTTAAGTCAAtgtagttttgatcaagttatgacagttaaaAGAGTAGTTGAGGTGTATGAGAGAGGGCTGAGCAGTTCGGGAGCAGAAAAAACCAATCTCGCGAAAACCAGAGCAGTGTGAAGCAGATCAAACGCTAGACTAACCCAGTAGCAGTCACTGCCCGCGAATTCGTAATTGATAGCTTCAGCGTGTTTACATAATAATCCCCAGTCGGATGCAGTTTGTATTCGACTATCGATTGCAGTTCGCAGCCAGTCAATGGATGTTAATCAAAGATCAGATTTAAGTCCACATATCGTATAACTAACTTTTCGATTATAACACTAAGCCGACTGCCTATAAAAAGGTGGCTACAGAGACCTTAAGCTAGCAGTGCAGATCGAGATATTGAAGATAACTGTGGAGCTCTATCGTTACATTCGTGATATATTCAAAACTCGCACAGAAACAGGCGTCATCTTTGCAGAAGATTCACAAGAAGAAACGATTACTATGACTCTTCGGGGCAAGAATGCAGTGGTTACGGGTGGAGCTGGCGGAATCGGTCTCCAAGTGTCCAAGCAGTTGCTGGTAGCGGGCATAGGAGTAAGAGGATTGctataatttgaatatcaaAGCTCTTTGacctaactgactgactgatcattgtaaAGCCCAAGCCAAAAGTAGCACAAGTctaaaattttgacaaaatataacTAAGACCAATTCaatgtatagtatataaattaatatccATTTAAATGCTTTACTTAGAAAATCGCCGTCATAGATGTGCAGGACAATATGGAGGAGTTTGTGAAATTACGCAATGCGCATGCCATGCAGAGCGTCATGATCATTAAAATGGATGTATCCAACAAGAAGGGCATAGAGGCCAGCTATGAGGAGATCAAAAAGACCTTTGGCAGCATTGACATTGTGGTGAATGTGGCTGGCATCTTCAATGACAAGGATGTGCAACGCACTTTGTTAGTGAATCTGGTAAGGACTAGATCCAAGTAAAGTCCATCCTTAAGATTAACACTCTTTTTTTAGGGTGGCATTATCAATTCCACCTTGAGCGCCTTGCCATATATGAGCAAGGAGAGTGGCGGCAATGGTGGACTTGTGGTCAACATGAGCTCCGTCGTGGGATTGGATCCGCTGTTCATTATTCCCGTGTATGGAGCAACCAAAGCAGGCATTATCAACTTTACGCGTTGCCTGGGCGTaagtaattaattgaattacttAAGAGTTCTCGGATTTATCCTGTTTTCCCGATCAGAACGACAAGTTCTATCAGCGCTCTGGTATCAAGTTTTCAACGGTTTGTCCCGGTGCCACTATGACGGATATGTTCACCAACTTTACGGAGAAGATCATCTTTCCAGAGACGAGCGATGAGACGTACATGATTCTGGATCGTTTGAGCAAACAAAGTGCCACCGATGTTGCTCGCTGCATTCTGAATGTGctggagaaggagaagaatgGCGCCGTCTATGTAATCGAGGGAAAACGCATTGTTCCCATAGATATGAAGCCCTATTGGACGGGCAAGGAACCAGCTCTCTGAACTGATGATGTAACTAACAATGCAGACAGCACAATATTAACAAATGATGTagaatttaaacaaatgtCAAGGGTAGTCTTTAATAAACAAGCAAGCATACTGTAAGTTCCATGGTTTAGTCATCTCGCCAGTTAACTAGCACTTCATCCGTGCGATATCTTTGGGTCACGAATGCATCTTCCAGCGGCATCCTTGTGCCGGCTCTGAACATCTCAGCTCCCGCATGAGCTATCATCAGTCCATTATCGATACAATAGCGTTCGTCAATGGCAAATAGTTTGCCCTCCCGCTCCTCACACATGATCCGCATCATTTCCTGCAATCGCTCGTTGCAGCCGACGCCACCGACAATGAGAACCTGTAGATAATATAAGTTTAGTAACAATTATAGAAAGTTTCTAGAGTTGCTGACCTCATTGGATTCACAGTGTGCCATGGCACGCTCTGTGATCTCCACCAGCATGGCAAAGATGGTTTCCTGCAGCGAGTAGCAGAGATCCGCTTGACTATACTCCGGCTCTGGCTCGTTCTGTGCCTTCTTGCGCTTATTCCGCCGCTTGTTCGGCTCCGCCAGCTCCTCAATGTGGGACAGCAGGCCGGAGAAGCTGACATCCATGCCCTTAACAACGTAGGGTAGTTTAATATACTGTTTACCCTGCTTGGCCAACTGCTCAATGTTGTAGCCCGGACTGGGATCGTTGGACAGCTTGATTATGCGAGCAAATCGATCCAAACAGTTTCCCACAGCAATGTCTATGGTTTCACCAAATATGCGATAGCGTTTATTGGAATAGGCAATCACTTGGGTGTTACCGCCGCTCACATACAGCACAATGGGATTCTGTGCGCCTGTAATAAGCCTGCCCATTTCAATGTGGCCAATACAGTGGTTAACACCCAACAGAGGCTTCTCCCACAGCAGCGACAATGTGCGCGCCACAATTGCTCCCACGAGCAGAGGAGGCGCCATGCCGGGTCCCTTTGTGTAGCAAATTACATCCAAGTCCGCTGGCTGCAACTGCGCCTCCTTTAGACTCGCCTGCACAAGTGCCAAGATTGCCTCGCGGTGATGTTTTGCTGTTTCCTTGGGCAGAAAACCTGTtgcaatgtaaacaaaattaatgcggtgcaataaaaatagaacACTGTTGTTACCTTCGCCAGGCGGTGTTATATAGGTGCGACGAACATTTGCCAAGACTTTGCCATCGTTTATAATGCCAATACCAATTTTATTGGCACTTCCTTCAATGCCCAACGCGCAaaccatatttttatttgtgaaaTTCTAAACAGTGCAGCACAGCTGACCGATAGCAATTGCTATCGATAATAAACATTTGTTGCAGTGCATGGTGAATGGCAGTGGCGGCGGCAGCGCGTGTCGGCGTATCTGGGCGAATGTTGCTTTTTTAATAGGAGAGAAGAATGTAGTGAAATCAAATCAGTTGTGTTTTTGgccatatttataattgtatacAACATGGAAACGGCAAACTCGCCGATTGGGAACGATAAAGAGGACTGTAAAATTGctgaaaatgataaaaatattaatgagttGATAAGCCAGGCGACTGAAATGGAAGTAAACAACGGCGACGTGGATGCAGCTTCAGTTTCAATGGAGGGAGAGCAGCTGGAATTCGAGAAAGAAGCGAATGAGgagaaaacaacaacgaatgaaactgaactgaaagataaacaagaaaataaacaagacACTAATGAGATTGACATAATTAGAGAAATGAAGACGGCGGTTATTGAACAAATGGTCAAGGAGAAGTCAGatgaggagaaggaggaggagaaggagattAACAAGGATGCACTGCcacaacaaaatgacattctgtcTCATGTGCACTGCCTGGCACAGTTGGAGGAACAGCGTCGCAACTATGAGAAACAATTGGAGCAACTGAGAACTGCAAATGCCCAAAAGGATAACATGATGACACTCCTACAACGCGAGAATGCCATACTGGAGAAGGAGAAGCTGGCATTTCGCAATGAAATGGATCTGGCCAACAAAGAGAAAGAATCCACAGTCATCAAGTTCGCCATGAAGGAGAAACTGCTCATCGACGCCAAAAAAGAGAAGGATACTGTGGAGAAGCAATTAACGGATGCCAGGAAAGAGATGAAAAATTTATCCATACGCTTTCATGCAGTCAGTGAAGAAAAGTCACGGATTACATACATCATAGATGAAAAGGTAAGTGAGTTATTCAGCAGAGAGtcgaaattaatattatttgtatctcCCTCAGTGCAACGAGGTGCGCAAATATCAAAGAGAATGTGAGAAACTCAGGACAGAGATGGGTCACTTGGAGTCCAAGCTGAAATATCATGCCAACAAGCTCAACATTGAAGTGGAGGCAAAGGCGGTTAGTAATTCTTAACAGTTTTGATTACACTTTAATCTaaaatactctttttttttttaattaagactCTGGAACGCAAACTGGAGGAGGAACGCAATGCGCCCAATAAACTGGAGGAAAAGGCCAATGGTAACTAACAGTTGTTAGTCTTTCAGCTCGAGTTAATCTCTTCTCTTACAGAGAAACTTAAGATGGAGTTTGAGGCCAACACAATACTCTTGAAGCATGACATTATGGGAAAGACTGAGGCACTTGATAAACTCACAAAGGAGCATCAAAAGCAAAGTGAATCCTTCAAGGAGCTACAGCACCAGTTACAGGAGATTAATGCAGCGGTAAGAGAACTCTAGGAACTATACAAAAAtcacttattttattatacaaaaaaatacctagaaaatatttattttttttagaataatataataattacgaaaatcaataataatcaagaaaaaagaaaaaaaaaatgtttcttccaagaaaaatataatagtcACACATCTTactttacaaaacaaaaaaccttttctagtttttttcttatttttattaatatttaattctacTTGTACATCAATTCatattattcatatttgtatttgttaatttattaattcaaatgtatataaattttgagtaaaaaaaGGCACGTATTGTAGATTTTAgactaacaattaaatttatttttaaatttaaaactgaaagataaacagtttaaaaatttataatcataaatcaaacaattttaaaagttttatactcaaccaaaaatttattcagtacacaatttacaattttacaaatgacAATGAAATTAACCATTAAATTAagtagaatatatttttaaataaaaaactgttaatatatctatattataTCTTTTTCTCCCTTGCAGCATGTCCAGCTTTCGGATGAATTTAAGGAGCTGCAGGAGCAGCACAGCTCTGTGGAAGCGGCCTACAGCGATGAGCTGCTGAAGACGGCCAAGTTACATGGCCAACTCTCCGAGCTGCAGCTTTTGCGCACCCAAAACACAATGTACGAAgtctcaacaaataaaaattggcaCAAACACTTAAACCTTTCATTACTCATACCCACAGCAACGAGGAGAAGCTGGCCGAGGAACAATTACGAGTACAAAAACTGGAGGCGACTGTACAGGAAAATGAAGCTGACTTGgagcagttgcagcaaaagAAACAGGAATTACTAAGCATCAACAAGGAGATGAGCGAATTGATTGTTCAGCTGCAAAATGACATTTGTCTAGCTGAATCCAAAgtgagtttaatttaaaaaatgaattaaatttaaattaaaaaaaaaaaagtacatgcCCCGGGTGAGGCTCGAACTCACGACCTTAAGATTATGAGACTTACGCGCTGCCAACTGCGCCACCGAGGCCTTGAAAATCGCTCGTCGCTGATGTGGATAAATACATGTTTgagaaattaaaactatttttattacagGCGCAAGGTCTGGAGGCGGAGAATAAATTGCTGAAGCAGGAGAAGCACGGCTATGATATCAAATACAGTGAATTGGAGCATCAGCTAAGTGCCGAGTCCACAA
This genomic interval carries:
- the LOC117788258 gene encoding tubulin polymerization-promoting protein homolog isoform X1, translating into MLLSVVSHRSSMSEAAAANGAAATEAPAAELAELALEETAPKVTFSDQFKAFSKFGDCKSDGKLITLSQSDKWMKQAKVIDKQITTTDTGIHFKKFKAMKISLADYNKFLDDLAKTKKVELATIKQKMAGCGAPGVLSVSAGKAAAAVDRLTDTSKYTGSHKERFDATGKGKGIAGRRNLVDDSGYVSGYQHKDTYDGATKE
- the LOC117788258 gene encoding tubulin polymerization-promoting protein homolog isoform X2; this encodes MSEAAAANGAAATEAPAAELAELALEETAPKVTFSDQFKAFSKFGDCKSDGKLITLSQSDKWMKQAKVIDKQITTTDTGIHFKKFKAMKISLADYNKFLDDLAKTKKVELATIKQKMAGCGAPGVLSVSAGKAAAAVDRLTDTSKYTGSHKERFDATGKGKGIAGRRNLVDDSGYVSGYQHKDTYDGATKE
- the LOC117789197 gene encoding fat body protein 2 → MTLRGKNAVVTGGAGGIGLQVSKQLLVAGIGKIAVIDVQDNMEEFVKLRNAHAMQSVMIIKMDVSNKKGIEASYEEIKKTFGSIDIVVNVAGIFNDKDVQRTLLVNLGGIINSTLSALPYMSKESGGNGGLVVNMSSVVGLDPLFIIPVYGATKAGIINFTRCLGNDKFYQRSGIKFSTVCPGATMTDMFTNFTEKIIFPETSDETYMILDRLSKQSATDVARCILNVLEKEKNGAVYVIEGKRIVPIDMKPYWTGKEPAL
- the LOC117789196 gene encoding probable tRNA N6-adenosine threonylcarbamoyltransferase, whose translation is MVCALGIEGSANKIGIGIINDGKVLANVRRTYITPPGEGFLPKETAKHHREAILALVQASLKEAQLQPADLDVICYTKGPGMAPPLLVGAIVARTLSLLWEKPLLGVNHCIGHIEMGRLITGAQNPIVLYVSGGNTQVIAYSNKRYRIFGETIDIAVGNCLDRFARIIKLSNDPSPGYNIEQLAKQGKQYIKLPYVVKGMDVSFSGLLSHIEELAEPNKRRNKRKKAQNEPEPEYSQADLCYSLQETIFAMLVEITERAMAHCESNEVLIVGGVGCNERLQEMMRIMCEEREGKLFAIDERYCIDNGLMIAHAGAEMFRAGTRMPLEDAFVTQRYRTDEVLVNWRDD
- the LOC117789198 gene encoding coiled-coil domain-containing protein 186, coding for METANSPIGNDKEDCKIAENDKNINELISQATEMEVNNGDVDAASVSMEGEQLEFEKEANEEKTTTNETELKDKQENKQDTNEIDIIREMKTAVIEQMVKEKSDEEKEEEKEINKDALPQQNDILSHVHCLAQLEEQRRNYEKQLEQLRTANAQKDNMMTLLQRENAILEKEKLAFRNEMDLANKEKESTVIKFAMKEKLLIDAKKEKDTVEKQLTDARKEMKNLSIRFHAVSEEKSRITYIIDEKCNEVRKYQRECEKLRTEMGHLESKLKYHANKLNIEVEAKATLERKLEEERNAPNKLEEKANEKLKMEFEANTILLKHDIMGKTEALDKLTKEHQKQSESFKELQHQLQEINAAHVQLSDEFKELQEQHSSVEAAYSDELLKTAKLHGQLSELQLLRTQNTINEEKLAEEQLRVQKLEATVQENEADLEQLQQKKQELLSINKEMSELIVQLQNDICLAESKAQGLEAENKLLKQEKHGYDIKYSELEHQLSAESTMKQEERQLLAKHLSEKTKLYELTKAKLDNVQGDFEATQHKQATLVKELQRELQKYKRGIVETKPIGYCSNCQQALNGCRSNQEEQSQPQQQPQRTHSRTSSHGSIHNGSRRASESSESETVASSVTAVPPLQTLPDLQAVPSKKVLVERILRLQQATARQTERIEFLENHTAALVSEVQKKSKVVQHYMLRDQTAGALTTSKSDQNKSELVKYGNGVMAAIYGGVKGTDTKAMSLDLSLEINKKLQAVLEDTLLKNITLKENLDVLGLEVDNLMRKLRTYEPSK